A portion of the Paucilactobacillus hokkaidonensis JCM 18461 genome contains these proteins:
- the rpsS gene encoding 30S ribosomal protein S19 yields the protein MGRSLKKGPFADAHLLKKVEAQADQEKKTVIKTWSRRSTIFPSFIGYTFAVYDGRKHVPVYVQDDMVGHKLGEFVPTRTFHGHSGADKTTGAK from the coding sequence ATGGGTCGTAGTTTGAAAAAAGGACCTTTTGCCGATGCACACCTTTTAAAGAAGGTTGAAGCACAAGCAGATCAAGAAAAGAAAACGGTCATTAAGACATGGTCACGTCGTTCAACAATTTTCCCCAGTTTCATTGGTTACACATTTGCTGTCTATGATGGACGCAAACACGTACCAGTTTATGTTCAAGATGATATGGTTGGACATAAACTTGGAGAATTTGTTCCTACACGAACATTCCACGGTCACTCCGGTGCCGATAAAACAACTGGAGCTAAGTAA
- the rplV gene encoding 50S ribosomal protein L22: protein MAEQITSAKATATTVRVSSRKVRLVLDTIRGKNVAEAFAILKFTPRGASSDVEKVLKSAVANAENNFDLDRESLVVSETFANEGPTLKRFRPRAKGSASPINKRTSHITVVVSEK, encoded by the coding sequence ATGGCAGAACAAATCACATCAGCTAAAGCAACTGCTACAACAGTGCGAGTTTCTTCTCGTAAAGTGCGACTAGTATTAGATACTATTCGTGGCAAAAATGTTGCCGAAGCCTTTGCAATTCTGAAGTTCACTCCTCGTGGTGCATCTTCAGATGTTGAAAAAGTTTTAAAATCTGCTGTTGCAAACGCTGAAAATAACTTTGATTTAGATCGTGAATCATTGGTTGTAAGCGAAACTTTTGCAAATGAAGGACCAACGTTAAAACGTTTCCGTCCCCGTGCTAAGGGCTCAGCTTCTCCAATCAACAAACGAACAAGTCATATTACAGTGGTTGTATCAGAAAAATAG
- the rpsC gene encoding 30S ribosomal protein S3, protein MGQKINPTGFRVGVIRDWQAKWYAEKDFATFLNEDLRIRKYITKRLAEASVSTVEIERAANKVNVSIHTAKPGMVIGKGGSEVEALRKELNKLTGKRVHINIVEIKKPDLDAHLVGESIARQLEGRVAFRRAMRGAMQRTMRSGAKGIKTQVSGRLNGADMSRVESYSDGTVPLHTLRADIDYSWDEAHTTYGQLGVKTWIYRGEILPEKKGVQTNVKEQGGK, encoded by the coding sequence GTGGGTCAAAAGATTAATCCAACTGGATTCCGTGTCGGTGTCATTCGTGACTGGCAAGCTAAATGGTATGCAGAAAAAGATTTTGCTACTTTCCTAAACGAAGACTTACGGATCCGTAAATATATCACAAAACGACTTGCTGAAGCCTCTGTTTCAACCGTTGAAATTGAACGTGCTGCTAATAAAGTTAACGTTTCAATTCATACAGCCAAACCAGGAATGGTTATTGGTAAGGGTGGTTCAGAAGTAGAAGCACTTCGTAAAGAATTAAACAAACTTACAGGTAAACGAGTACACATTAACATTGTGGAAATTAAAAAGCCTGATTTGGATGCTCACCTAGTTGGTGAAAGCATTGCTCGTCAACTCGAAGGACGGGTTGCATTCCGTCGCGCAATGCGTGGAGCAATGCAACGCACAATGCGTTCTGGTGCTAAGGGTATTAAGACGCAAGTTTCTGGTCGTTTGAATGGAGCCGACATGTCACGTGTTGAATCATATTCAGATGGAACGGTTCCTCTGCATACGCTTAGAGCTGATATCGATTATTCATGGGATGAAGCACATACAACTTATGGACAACTTGGTGTTAAAACTTGGATTTACCGGGGAGAAATTCTTCCTGAAAAGAAGGGCGTTCAAACGAACGTTAAAGAGCAAGGAGGGAAATAA
- the rplP gene encoding 50S ribosomal protein L16 — translation MLIPKRVKFRREHRGHMRGEAKGGKEVTFGEYGIQALESHWISNRQIEAARVAMNRYMKRGGKLWIKIFPHKSYTAKGVGVRMGNGKGAPEGWVAPVKRGKIMFEVGGVSEEVAREALRLASYKLPVRTKIVKREEVGGESNEN, via the coding sequence ATGCTAATACCGAAACGAGTTAAGTTTCGTCGTGAGCACCGTGGACATATGCGTGGTGAAGCCAAGGGTGGAAAAGAAGTTACCTTTGGTGAATATGGAATTCAAGCATTAGAATCACATTGGATTTCAAACCGCCAGATTGAAGCTGCCCGTGTTGCGATGAACCGTTATATGAAGCGTGGTGGAAAACTTTGGATCAAAATTTTCCCTCACAAATCTTACACTGCTAAAGGTGTTGGAGTTCGAATGGGTAATGGGAAAGGTGCACCTGAAGGATGGGTTGCCCCAGTTAAACGCGGTAAGATAATGTTTGAAGTAGGCGGTGTTTCTGAAGAAGTTGCCCGTGAAGCATTACGTTTAGCAAGCTATAAATTGCCCGTACGGACAAAGATTGTAAAACGTGAGGAAGTAGGTGGCGAATCAAATGAAAACTAA
- the rpmC gene encoding 50S ribosomal protein L29 yields MKTKDFVQELNGLSAAEMLDREKSLKDQLFNLRFQLATGQLENTASLKKVRKDIARVKTVLRQQESNN; encoded by the coding sequence ATGAAAACTAAAGATTTCGTTCAAGAATTAAATGGATTATCCGCTGCTGAAATGCTAGATAGAGAAAAAAGCTTGAAGGATCAATTGTTTAACTTACGTTTCCAATTAGCTACTGGTCAATTGGAAAACACTGCAAGTCTAAAAAAAGTTCGTAAAGACATTGCACGAGTTAAGACAGTTCTTCGTCAACAAGAATCAAATAACTAG
- the rpsQ gene encoding 30S ribosomal protein S17, translating into MTEERNARKVYQGRVVSDKMDKTITVKFETYKNDPNYGKRVKYSKKYYAHDENNEAKIGDLVSIMETRPLSAKKRFRLVSIVEKAVTI; encoded by the coding sequence ATGACTGAAGAACGTAATGCCCGTAAGGTATATCAAGGGCGCGTCGTTTCTGATAAAATGGATAAAACCATTACTGTTAAATTCGAAACATACAAGAACGATCCGAACTATGGCAAGCGAGTTAAATATTCAAAGAAGTACTATGCACATGATGAGAACAATGAAGCTAAAATTGGCGATCTTGTTAGTATTATGGAAACTCGACCATTGTCTGCAAAAAAACGTTTCCGTCTTGTATCGATTGTTGAAAAAGCAGTTACTATCTAA
- the rplN gene encoding 50S ribosomal protein L14, which yields MIQQESRLKVADNSGAREILVIKILGGSRVKTGNIGDIVVATVKQATPGGVVKKGDVIKAVVVRTKSGLHRTDGSYIKFDENAAVLIKDDKSPQGTRIFGPIARELRDNDFMRIVSLAPEVL from the coding sequence GTGATTCAACAAGAAAGTCGGTTGAAAGTTGCTGATAATTCTGGTGCTCGCGAGATTCTAGTAATTAAGATTCTAGGAGGCTCACGTGTCAAAACGGGAAATATTGGTGATATCGTTGTTGCTACTGTTAAACAAGCAACACCAGGTGGCGTTGTCAAAAAAGGTGACGTTATTAAAGCAGTCGTTGTTCGGACTAAATCAGGTCTTCACCGTACTGATGGTTCGTATATCAAATTTGATGAAAATGCAGCTGTACTTATTAAGGATGATAAGAGCCCACAAGGTACTCGTATCTTTGGACCTATCGCTCGTGAACTACGTGATAATGATTTCATGAGAATCGTATCATTAGCTCCGGAAGTACTGTAA
- the rplX gene encoding 50S ribosomal protein L24, with translation MFVKTGDKVRVISGKDKGKEGTITKTLTKDNRVIVEGVNMVKKHQKPNNEFPQGGVIDKEAPIQVSNVMLIDPSNNESTRVGSKVVDGKKVRVAKKSGQTLD, from the coding sequence ATGTTTGTAAAAACTGGTGACAAAGTTCGAGTAATCAGCGGTAAGGACAAGGGTAAAGAAGGCACTATTACTAAGACCTTGACTAAAGATAACCGTGTGATCGTCGAAGGCGTCAATATGGTTAAAAAACACCAAAAACCAAATAATGAGTTCCCACAAGGTGGCGTGATTGATAAAGAAGCGCCAATTCAAGTTTCAAATGTCATGCTTATTGATCCTTCAAACAACGAATCTACACGTGTTGGTTCTAAGGTTGTTGATGGTAAAAAAGTTCGTGTGGCTAAAAAGTCAGGACAAACTCTTGATTAA
- the rplE gene encoding 50S ribosomal protein L5: MVNRLKDKYVNEVTPSLVEKFNYTSIMQTPKIDKIVLNMGVGDATTNAKNLDEAVEELSLISGQKPLVTKAKKSIAGFRLREGMSIGAKVTLRGERMYDFLDKLVNVSLPRVRDFHGVSNKAFDGRGNYTLGVREQLIFPEINYDNVNRVRGLDIVIVTTANTDEESRELLAQLGMPFAK, from the coding sequence ATGGTAAACCGTTTGAAGGACAAGTATGTTAATGAAGTTACACCTTCATTAGTTGAAAAGTTTAATTATACTTCTATTATGCAGACACCTAAGATTGATAAAATTGTTTTGAACATGGGTGTCGGTGATGCAACGACTAACGCTAAAAATCTTGATGAGGCTGTTGAAGAATTATCATTGATTTCTGGTCAAAAACCTTTGGTTACAAAGGCTAAAAAGTCAATTGCCGGCTTCCGTCTTCGTGAAGGAATGTCAATTGGTGCGAAAGTTACATTGCGTGGTGAACGCATGTATGATTTCTTGGATAAATTGGTTAATGTTTCGCTCCCTCGAGTTCGTGATTTTCACGGTGTTAGTAATAAAGCATTTGATGGTCGCGGAAACTATACTTTAGGGGTTAGAGAACAATTAATTTTCCCAGAAATCAATTATGATAATGTTAATCGTGTTCGGGGTTTAGATATTGTTATTGTTACAACAGCAAATACTGACGAAGAATCACGTGAACTATTGGCACAATTAGGTATGCCATTTGCTAAATAA
- a CDS encoding type Z 30S ribosomal protein S14, which translates to MAKKSQLAKNKRPAKFSTQAYTRCERCGRPHSVYRKFHLCRICLRDLAHKGQIPGMKKASW; encoded by the coding sequence TTGGCAAAAAAATCTCAACTTGCTAAAAACAAGCGTCCAGCTAAGTTTTCAACACAGGCGTACACTCGCTGTGAGCGTTGTGGACGTCCACACTCTGTTTATCGAAAGTTCCATTTATGCCGTATCTGCTTACGGGATCTTGCCCACAAGGGTCAAATTCCTGGTATGAAAAAGGCTAGCTGGTAA
- the rpsH gene encoding 30S ribosomal protein S8, with the protein MSMTDPIADFLTRIRNANMVRHESLEVPASKIKHDIAEILKNEGFVRDVEYVDDDKQGIIRVFLKYGKDNERVISGLKRISKPGLRSYVKADAVPKVLNGLGIAIISTSEGVVTDKEARAKKVGGEVLAYVW; encoded by the coding sequence ATGTCTATGACTGATCCAATTGCAGATTTCTTGACTCGTATTCGTAATGCGAACATGGTTCGTCACGAGTCACTAGAAGTTCCTGCATCAAAAATTAAGCATGACATTGCTGAAATCTTGAAAAATGAAGGTTTTGTACGCGATGTCGAATACGTTGATGATGACAAGCAAGGTATCATCCGTGTATTTTTAAAGTATGGTAAAGACAACGAACGTGTTATTTCTGGTTTGAAACGTATCTCAAAACCTGGTTTGCGTTCATATGTTAAAGCTGACGCTGTTCCTAAGGTTTTAAACGGTCTTGGAATTGCAATTATCTCTACATCAGAAGGTGTTGTAACAGATAAAGAAGCTCGTGCTAAAAAAGTCGGTGGAGAAGTTCTCGCCTACGTCTGGTAA
- the rplF gene encoding 50S ribosomal protein L6, translating into MSRIGYKTIELPAGVEVKRDGDDVTVKGPKGSLTRKVSPIITMNVDGNEVKFDRPDDNNKTRAIHGTTRANVNNMVEGVVNGFSKTLKLVGVGYRAQLKGTKLILAVGYSHPVEFETPEGLKLEVPDNTTIKIDGIGKQAVGDFAAEVRAVRSPEPYKGKGIRYSDEVVRRKEGKTGK; encoded by the coding sequence GTGAGTCGTATTGGTTATAAAACAATTGAATTGCCAGCTGGCGTTGAAGTTAAGCGTGATGGTGATGATGTTACAGTTAAAGGACCTAAGGGTTCGTTGACGCGAAAGGTTTCTCCAATTATCACAATGAATGTTGATGGTAATGAAGTTAAATTTGATCGTCCTGATGACAACAATAAGACACGTGCCATTCATGGTACAACTCGTGCTAATGTTAATAACATGGTTGAAGGTGTCGTCAATGGGTTCTCTAAGACATTGAAACTTGTCGGTGTTGGATATCGTGCACAGTTAAAGGGTACAAAATTAATTTTAGCTGTTGGATATTCACATCCAGTTGAATTTGAAACTCCAGAGGGCCTAAAGCTTGAAGTTCCCGATAACACTACAATTAAAATTGATGGTATTGGTAAGCAAGCTGTTGGTGACTTTGCTGCGGAAGTTCGTGCCGTTCGTTCACCAGAACCTTATAAGGGTAAAGGTATTCGTTATTCAGACGAAGTTGTTCGTCGTAAAGAAGGTAAGACTGGTAAATAG
- the rplR gene encoding 50S ribosomal protein L18 yields MITKPDKNQTRQRRHARVRGKISGTAERPRLNVFRSNQNIYAQLIDDVEGVTLASASTIDSEVSSKTKTEQAAEVGALIAKRGSDKNISDVVFDRGGYLYHGRVQALAEAARENGLKF; encoded by the coding sequence GTGATTACAAAACCAGATAAGAACCAAACCCGCCAACGTCGTCATGCACGCGTTCGTGGAAAGATCTCTGGTACTGCGGAGCGCCCACGCTTAAATGTTTTTCGTTCAAACCAAAACATCTACGCTCAATTAATTGATGATGTAGAGGGTGTGACGCTCGCAAGTGCCTCCACAATAGACAGTGAAGTAAGTAGCAAAACCAAAACAGAACAAGCAGCAGAGGTTGGTGCCTTAATCGCTAAGCGCGGTTCAGACAAAAACATTTCTGACGTTGTTTTTGATCGTGGTGGCTATTTATATCACGGACGTGTCCAAGCTTTGGCTGAAGCAGCACGTGAAAATGGATTGAAGTTCTAA
- the rpsE gene encoding 30S ribosomal protein S5: MAFIDPSKLDLEDNVVSINRITKVVKGGRRLRFAALVIVGDKKGHVGFGTGKAQEVPEAIRKAVEAAKKNLIEVPIVGTTLPHRVLGVYGGGRIMLKPAVEGSGVAAGGAVRSVMELAGVADVTSKRLGSNTPVNVVRATFEGLKELKNAETVSGLRGVSLEHLAQ; this comes from the coding sequence ATGGCATTTATTGACCCATCAAAATTAGATCTTGAAGATAACGTTGTTTCAATCAACCGGATCACTAAAGTTGTTAAAGGTGGACGTCGTCTTCGTTTTGCCGCATTAGTAATTGTCGGTGATAAAAAGGGCCACGTTGGCTTTGGTACAGGTAAAGCACAAGAAGTTCCTGAAGCGATTCGGAAAGCTGTTGAAGCCGCAAAGAAGAACTTGATCGAAGTTCCAATTGTTGGCACAACCTTACCACACCGAGTTCTTGGCGTTTATGGCGGTGGCCGAATCATGTTGAAGCCTGCCGTTGAAGGTTCTGGTGTTGCCGCTGGTGGTGCTGTTCGTTCCGTGATGGAATTGGCTGGCGTTGCTGATGTAACATCAAAACGTTTAGGTTCTAATACTCCTGTTAATGTTGTTCGTGCAACATTTGAAGGCTTAAAAGAACTTAAGAATGCAGAAACAGTTTCAGGTCTACGTGGCGTTTCACTCGAACATTTAGCACAATAG
- the rpmD gene encoding 50S ribosomal protein L30, with protein sequence MAQVKITLIRSVTHRLPAQRAIVKSLGLGRVNSSVIKPDNDATRGAIFKIAHLVSVEEVK encoded by the coding sequence ATGGCTCAAGTAAAAATTACTTTAATTCGTAGCGTGACCCACCGTCTTCCAGCTCAACGTGCAATTGTTAAATCGTTAGGGTTAGGACGCGTGAACAGCTCAGTTATCAAACCTGATAATGATGCAACACGCGGCGCTATTTTTAAAATCGCTCACTTAGTTTCTGTTGAAGAAGTTAAGTAG
- the rplO gene encoding 50S ribosomal protein L15: MKLHELQPAEGSRGTRVRRGRGTSAGNGKTSGRGQKGQKARSKTRVGFEGGQMPLYRRIPKRGFTNISRKEYAIVSLSALDRFDDGSEVTPTMLVENGIVKDEKNGVKILGNGSLSKKLTVKANKFSASAVSAIEAAGGKTEVI, from the coding sequence ATGAAGTTACATGAATTACAACCTGCCGAAGGTTCTCGTGGGACTCGCGTTCGTCGTGGTCGCGGGACATCAGCCGGCAATGGTAAAACATCCGGCCGTGGCCAAAAAGGTCAAAAGGCGCGTAGCAAAACACGTGTTGGATTTGAAGGGGGCCAAATGCCTCTCTATCGTCGTATTCCTAAACGTGGATTTACAAACATTAGTCGTAAAGAGTATGCAATTGTAAGTTTATCAGCTTTGGATCGTTTCGATGATGGTAGTGAAGTTACACCAACAATGTTGGTTGAGAACGGAATTGTCAAAGACGAAAAGAATGGCGTTAAGATTCTCGGCAATGGTTCATTGTCAAAGAAGTTAACAGTCAAAGCAAACAAGTTTTCTGCTTCTGCTGTTTCAGCAATTGAAGCTGCAGGTGGTAAAACTGAGGTGATTTAA
- the secY gene encoding preprotein translocase subunit SecY, with product MFTTINNAFKVKDIRKKIMFTLFVLVVYRLGAYITVPGINAAALQEVASTGLASILNTFSGGGLTNYSLFAMGVSPYITAQIVVQLLQMDIVPKFVEWSKQGEVGRRKLNQATRWLTIVLGFIQSIGITAGFNSLSTLKLVNNPGLKTYLMIGLILTAGTMLATWMGDMITERGLGNGVSMLIFAGIIAQMPSGISQLWNDQIVGASGSELWTGIGFIVLVVVAILVIVTFVTWVQQAERRLQIQYTRRTTAAPESSYLPLKINVAGVIPVIFAGSFVSTPQTILMAFQQNHGGDRWYQIMTNIFNMQTTSGTALYIFLIVLFTFFYAFVQVNPEKLSENLQKQGSYIPGVWPGKATQSFVSALLMRLSTVGALFLGVISLIPLLASNIWNLSQSIGLGGTSLLIIVQIALDVIRQLNGLMMKREYIGFIRE from the coding sequence ATGTTCACAACTATTAATAATGCATTCAAAGTTAAAGATATTCGCAAGAAAATCATGTTCACTTTGTTTGTTTTAGTTGTATATCGACTGGGTGCTTATATTACCGTGCCGGGCATCAATGCGGCCGCACTGCAAGAAGTCGCTTCGACTGGGTTAGCATCCATCCTAAACACATTTAGTGGTGGTGGATTAACAAACTATTCATTGTTTGCAATGGGAGTTTCTCCATACATCACCGCACAAATTGTGGTGCAATTATTGCAAATGGATATCGTACCCAAGTTTGTTGAATGGAGCAAACAAGGTGAGGTTGGACGACGTAAGCTGAATCAAGCAACACGTTGGTTGACAATCGTTCTTGGTTTTATTCAATCGATTGGGATTACTGCTGGATTTAACTCATTAAGTACATTGAAGTTAGTTAATAACCCAGGGCTTAAAACCTATCTAATGATCGGATTAATTTTGACAGCCGGCACTATGTTGGCTACTTGGATGGGTGATATGATCACTGAGCGTGGTTTGGGTAATGGTGTTTCTATGCTGATTTTTGCTGGAATCATTGCTCAAATGCCAAGCGGGATTAGTCAATTATGGAATGATCAAATTGTTGGAGCTTCTGGTAGTGAATTGTGGACTGGAATTGGGTTTATTGTTTTAGTAGTTGTTGCTATCTTAGTCATTGTTACCTTTGTGACATGGGTTCAGCAAGCCGAACGACGATTACAAATTCAGTATACAAGACGTACAACTGCGGCTCCTGAGAGTAGTTATCTACCATTAAAGATTAATGTTGCTGGGGTTATTCCTGTTATCTTTGCGGGATCATTTGTATCAACGCCACAAACGATTTTGATGGCTTTTCAACAAAATCATGGTGGCGATCGATGGTACCAAATTATGACAAACATCTTTAATATGCAGACAACTAGTGGTACGGCACTATATATTTTCTTGATTGTGCTCTTTACATTCTTCTATGCGTTTGTTCAGGTTAATCCGGAAAAGTTGTCTGAGAATTTGCAAAAGCAGGGTAGCTATATTCCTGGTGTTTGGCCGGGTAAGGCAACCCAAAGCTTTGTTTCAGCACTCCTGATGCGGTTGAGTACAGTCGGAGCATTATTCTTGGGTGTTATTTCATTAATTCCATTATTGGCTAGTAATATCTGGAACTTAAGTCAGTCAATTGGTTTAGGTGGTACTAGTTTGCTAATTATCGTTCAGATTGCTTTGGATGTAATTCGTCAACTGAATGGTTTAATGATGAAACGTGAGTATATCGGTTTTATTAGAGAATAG
- a CDS encoding adenylate kinase, with protein MNLVLMGLPGAGKGTQAQKIVEEFHIPHISTGDIFRAAMKNETPMGLQAKGFIDKGELVPDEVTNGIVQERLAQADTKAGFMLDGFPRNLVQAKALDQMLSESNRQLDAVLNIDVDPSVLTERLTGRFICRNCGATYHRLYNPPKVEGTCDVCGHHDFYQRDDDKPATVKNRLDVNIKMNTPLVDYYTNAGVLHTVDGEQEIDQVYQAVQKILTNL; from the coding sequence ATGAATCTAGTCTTAATGGGATTACCTGGTGCCGGTAAAGGCACTCAGGCCCAAAAAATTGTTGAGGAATTTCATATTCCACATATTTCAACGGGTGACATTTTTCGCGCAGCAATGAAAAATGAAACACCAATGGGATTACAAGCAAAGGGTTTTATTGACAAAGGTGAGTTAGTACCAGATGAAGTTACAAATGGAATTGTGCAAGAGCGGTTGGCACAAGCTGATACAAAGGCCGGTTTCATGTTAGATGGATTCCCACGTAATCTAGTTCAGGCCAAAGCATTGGATCAAATGTTAAGTGAATCCAATCGGCAGTTAGATGCTGTTTTGAATATTGACGTTGATCCATCGGTTTTAACTGAACGGTTAACCGGAAGATTCATCTGTCGTAACTGTGGTGCAACTTATCATCGCCTTTATAATCCACCAAAGGTCGAAGGAACTTGTGATGTTTGTGGACACCATGATTTTTATCAGCGTGATGATGATAAGCCTGCAACGGTTAAGAATCGATTAGATGTAAACATTAAAATGAATACACCATTGGTTGATTACTATACCAACGCCGGTGTATTGCACACAGTTGATGGTGAACAAGAAATCGATCAGGTTTATCAAGCTGTTCAAAAAATATTGACGAATTTATAG
- the infA gene encoding translation initiation factor IF-1 translates to MAKDDVIEIEGKVTETLPNAMFKVELENGHEILAHVSGKIRMHYIKILPGDRVQVEMSPYDLSKGRITFRFK, encoded by the coding sequence GTGGCAAAAGACGATGTTATTGAAATAGAAGGTAAGGTTACAGAAACTTTACCAAATGCAATGTTTAAAGTTGAATTGGAAAATGGACATGAAATTTTGGCACATGTCTCTGGTAAAATTAGAATGCATTATATTAAAATTTTACCCGGAGATCGTGTTCAAGTTGAAATGTCGCCATATGATCTTTCAAAAGGTCGTATTACATTTCGCTTTAAATAA
- the rpmJ gene encoding 50S ribosomal protein L36, whose protein sequence is MKVRPSVKPMCEHCKVIKRHGRVMVICSANPKHKQRQGK, encoded by the coding sequence ATGAAAGTAAGACCATCAGTAAAGCCAATGTGTGAACACTGTAAAGTGATCAAACGTCATGGCCGTGTTATGGTGATTTGTTCTGCAAATCCTAAGCACAAACAACGTCAAGGTAAGTAA
- the rpsM gene encoding 30S ribosomal protein S13, translated as MARIAGVDLPRDKRIVIGLTYIFGIGDTTAQQILAEAGVSEDVRVRDLTPDQEDKIRASVDSLKVEGDLRREVSLNIKRLQEIGSYRGMRHRRGLPVRGQHTKNNARTRKGKTVSIAGRKK; from the coding sequence ATGGCTCGTATTGCAGGTGTCGATTTACCTCGTGATAAGCGAATCGTAATCGGTTTAACTTATATTTTTGGAATTGGTGATACAACTGCTCAACAGATTTTGGCCGAAGCTGGCGTTTCTGAAGATGTTCGTGTACGCGATTTAACTCCAGATCAAGAAGACAAGATCCGTGCATCAGTGGATTCATTAAAGGTTGAAGGTGATCTTCGTCGTGAAGTATCATTGAATATCAAACGGCTTCAAGAAATTGGATCATATCGTGGCATGCGTCATCGTCGTGGTTTGCCAGTTCGTGGACAACATACAAAAAATAATGCTCGTACTCGTAAGGGTAAGACTGTTTCCATTGCTGGCCGCAAAAAATAA
- the rpsK gene encoding 30S ribosomal protein S11 has translation MATRKGTRKRRVKKNIESGVVHIHSTFNNTLVMITDMQGNAVAWSSAGSLGFKGSRKSTPFAAQMAAEAAAKASMEQGLKTVEVAVKGPGSGRESAIRALQTTGLEVSAIRDVTPVPHNGSRPPKRRRV, from the coding sequence ATGGCTACAAGAAAAGGTACGCGTAAGCGTCGAGTAAAAAAGAATATTGAATCCGGTGTAGTTCACATCCATTCAACTTTTAACAATACTTTAGTTATGATTACGGATATGCAAGGTAACGCCGTTGCCTGGTCTTCAGCTGGTTCATTGGGATTTAAGGGAAGCCGTAAGTCAACACCATTCGCTGCTCAAATGGCTGCAGAAGCTGCTGCTAAAGCATCAATGGAACAAGGCTTGAAGACTGTCGAAGTTGCTGTTAAGGGACCAGGTTCAGGACGTGAATCTGCTATCCGGGCACTTCAAACAACTGGACTTGAAGTTAGCGCAATTCGTGATGTGACACCAGTGCCACATAATGGTTCTCGTCCTCCAAAGCGTCGTCGTGTTTAA